The following are encoded together in the Salvelinus alpinus chromosome 29, SLU_Salpinus.1, whole genome shotgun sequence genome:
- the LOC139558569 gene encoding proline-rich protein PRCC-like isoform X3, producing MSRNNSVDRFICEKIVRVEDLVHFSKRGGLFARIPVPKRSASEALGKVRPSKGTSHFSSRNTVSNDGDEDSVTRSQHSKGGLLFDLPKPKKRTEPVKIPIPEIKRGDSDSDEDEPRRKKSLPQGPGTGLSSLLPQPKNMVVKEMQRALVPHTLTKRPEPKKPTKPSLVASQGHLSSSASPSAIKAAAKSAALQLARQIAAEESDEELAPENYFSLEDSAKPLPAVVPSLNPEPVPTSGLLPAPPGMQRGTFQSDAPLEFGANQEGAWGGQQLGVYQQPSAEPQGYYNEAYYQDPESDPALPEPEQPSSSALFDDEAFMRLQGKRNRSKEEVKFLEIKGDDQLSGNQQWMTKSMTEEKQERKSFSKKKGDQPTGQQRRKHQITYLIHQAKERELELKNNWADNKLTRRQTQAKYGF from the exons atgtctagaaacaattcggttgaccgttttatatGTGAAaaaattgtcagagtagaggaccttgtgcatttcag CAAACGTGGGGGGCTTTTCGCACGCATCCCTGTCCCCAAAAGATCTGCCTCGGAGGCACTAGGAAAGGTGCGACCAAGCAAAGGGACATCACACTTCTCTTCACGGAACACTGTGTCAAACGATGGCGACGAGGACTCAGTTACCCGTTCTCAACATTCCAAGGGAGGGTTGCTTTTCGACTTACCTAAACCGAAGAAGCGAACAGAGCCTGTCAAAATCCCTATACCTGAGATAAAGAGAGGGGAT TCTGACTCTGATGAAGATGAACCAAGGAGAAAGAAATCCCTGCCCCAG GGTCCTGGCACTGGCCTTTCCTCCCTCCTACCTCAGCCAAAAAACATGGTTGTGAAGGAGATGCAGAGGGCCCTAGTGCCGCACACCCTCACCAAGCGGCCTGAGCCAAAGAAACCCACAAAGCCCTCCTTAGTGGCCTCCCAGGGCCACCTCAGCTCCAGTGCATCCCCCTCCGCCATCAAAGCAGCAGCTAAATCGGCTGCCCTGCAGCTAGCGAGACAAATAGCTGCTGAGGAAAGTGACGAAGAACTGGCCCCCGAGAACTACTTCTCCCTGGAAGACAGCGCCAAGCCTCTCCCCGCTGTGGTCCCCAGCTTGAACCCAGAGCCTGTCCCCACCTCAGGCCTGCTACCCGCTCCTCCAGGCATGCAGCGTGGTACATTCCAGTCAGATGCCCCTCTGGAATTTGGCGCGAACCAAGAGGGAGCTTGGGGAGGTCAACAGCTAGGGGTGTACCAGCAGCCCTCGGCAGAGCCTCAG GGTTACTACAACGAGGCTTACTACCAGGATCCAGAGTCTGACCCAGCATTGCCTGAGCCAGAGCAACCTAGTTCCTCCGCCCTGTTTGATGATGAAGCG TTCATGAGGCTGCAggggaagaggaacaggagcAAGGAAGAGGTGAAGTTCCTGGAGATTAAGGGAGATGACCAGCTGAGCGGCAACCAGCAGTGGATGACCAAGAGCATGACGGAAGAGAAGCAAGAGCGCAAATCCTTCAGCAAG AAAAAGGGAGACCAACCCACAGGGCAACAGCGACGCAAGCACCAGATCACATACCTCATCCACCAG GCAAAGGAGCGAGAGCTAGAGCTGAAGAACAACTGGGCTGACAACAAGCTGACTCGCCGGCAAACACAGGCCAAATACGGCTTTTAA
- the LOC139558569 gene encoding proline-rich protein PRCC-like isoform X1, with product MVSETPKGYASDCCYWMELAILVEERNHGKRGGLFARIPVPKRSASEALGKVRPSKGTSHFSSRNTVSNDGDEDSVTRSQHSKGGLLFDLPKPKKRTEPVKIPIPEIKRGDSDSDEDEPRRKKSLPQGPGTGLSSLLPQPKNMVVKEMQRALVPHTLTKRPEPKKPTKPSLVASQGHLSSSASPSAIKAAAKSAALQLARQIAAEESDEELAPENYFSLEDSAKPLPAVVPSLNPEPVPTSGLLPAPPGMQRGTFQSDAPLEFGANQEGAWGGQQLGVYQQPSAEPQGYYNEAYYQDPESDPALPEPEQPSSSALFDDEAFMRLQGKRNRSKEEVKFLEIKGDDQLSGNQQWMTKSMTEEKQERKSFSKKKGDQPTGQQRRKHQITYLIHQAKERELELKNNWADNKLTRRQTQAKYGF from the exons ATGGTATCAGAGACCCCAAAAGGATATGCTAGCGATTGCTGTTATTGGATGGAACTAGCTATTTTGGTGGAGGAAAGAAACCATGG CAAACGTGGGGGGCTTTTCGCACGCATCCCTGTCCCCAAAAGATCTGCCTCGGAGGCACTAGGAAAGGTGCGACCAAGCAAAGGGACATCACACTTCTCTTCACGGAACACTGTGTCAAACGATGGCGACGAGGACTCAGTTACCCGTTCTCAACATTCCAAGGGAGGGTTGCTTTTCGACTTACCTAAACCGAAGAAGCGAACAGAGCCTGTCAAAATCCCTATACCTGAGATAAAGAGAGGGGAT TCTGACTCTGATGAAGATGAACCAAGGAGAAAGAAATCCCTGCCCCAG GGTCCTGGCACTGGCCTTTCCTCCCTCCTACCTCAGCCAAAAAACATGGTTGTGAAGGAGATGCAGAGGGCCCTAGTGCCGCACACCCTCACCAAGCGGCCTGAGCCAAAGAAACCCACAAAGCCCTCCTTAGTGGCCTCCCAGGGCCACCTCAGCTCCAGTGCATCCCCCTCCGCCATCAAAGCAGCAGCTAAATCGGCTGCCCTGCAGCTAGCGAGACAAATAGCTGCTGAGGAAAGTGACGAAGAACTGGCCCCCGAGAACTACTTCTCCCTGGAAGACAGCGCCAAGCCTCTCCCCGCTGTGGTCCCCAGCTTGAACCCAGAGCCTGTCCCCACCTCAGGCCTGCTACCCGCTCCTCCAGGCATGCAGCGTGGTACATTCCAGTCAGATGCCCCTCTGGAATTTGGCGCGAACCAAGAGGGAGCTTGGGGAGGTCAACAGCTAGGGGTGTACCAGCAGCCCTCGGCAGAGCCTCAG GGTTACTACAACGAGGCTTACTACCAGGATCCAGAGTCTGACCCAGCATTGCCTGAGCCAGAGCAACCTAGTTCCTCCGCCCTGTTTGATGATGAAGCG TTCATGAGGCTGCAggggaagaggaacaggagcAAGGAAGAGGTGAAGTTCCTGGAGATTAAGGGAGATGACCAGCTGAGCGGCAACCAGCAGTGGATGACCAAGAGCATGACGGAAGAGAAGCAAGAGCGCAAATCCTTCAGCAAG AAAAAGGGAGACCAACCCACAGGGCAACAGCGACGCAAGCACCAGATCACATACCTCATCCACCAG GCAAAGGAGCGAGAGCTAGAGCTGAAGAACAACTGGGCTGACAACAAGCTGACTCGCCGGCAAACACAGGCCAAATACGGCTTTTAA
- the LOC139558569 gene encoding proline-rich protein PRCC-like isoform X2: MSLVAYASSDDSDSDETSNVSSIVPGSKRGGLFARIPVPKRSASEALGKVRPSKGTSHFSSRNTVSNDGDEDSVTRSQHSKGGLLFDLPKPKKRTEPVKIPIPEIKRGDSDSDEDEPRRKKSLPQGPGTGLSSLLPQPKNMVVKEMQRALVPHTLTKRPEPKKPTKPSLVASQGHLSSSASPSAIKAAAKSAALQLARQIAAEESDEELAPENYFSLEDSAKPLPAVVPSLNPEPVPTSGLLPAPPGMQRGTFQSDAPLEFGANQEGAWGGQQLGVYQQPSAEPQGYYNEAYYQDPESDPALPEPEQPSSSALFDDEAFMRLQGKRNRSKEEVKFLEIKGDDQLSGNQQWMTKSMTEEKQERKSFSKKKGDQPTGQQRRKHQITYLIHQAKERELELKNNWADNKLTRRQTQAKYGF; encoded by the exons ATGTCTTTGGTAGCGTATGCTAGCAGTGATGACAGTGATTCAGACGAAACGTCTAACGTCAGTTCCATCGTCCCGGGTAGCAAACGTGGGGGGCTTTTCGCACGCATCCCTGTCCCCAAAAGATCTGCCTCGGAGGCACTAGGAAAGGTGCGACCAAGCAAAGGGACATCACACTTCTCTTCACGGAACACTGTGTCAAACGATGGCGACGAGGACTCAGTTACCCGTTCTCAACATTCCAAGGGAGGGTTGCTTTTCGACTTACCTAAACCGAAGAAGCGAACAGAGCCTGTCAAAATCCCTATACCTGAGATAAAGAGAGGGGAT TCTGACTCTGATGAAGATGAACCAAGGAGAAAGAAATCCCTGCCCCAG GGTCCTGGCACTGGCCTTTCCTCCCTCCTACCTCAGCCAAAAAACATGGTTGTGAAGGAGATGCAGAGGGCCCTAGTGCCGCACACCCTCACCAAGCGGCCTGAGCCAAAGAAACCCACAAAGCCCTCCTTAGTGGCCTCCCAGGGCCACCTCAGCTCCAGTGCATCCCCCTCCGCCATCAAAGCAGCAGCTAAATCGGCTGCCCTGCAGCTAGCGAGACAAATAGCTGCTGAGGAAAGTGACGAAGAACTGGCCCCCGAGAACTACTTCTCCCTGGAAGACAGCGCCAAGCCTCTCCCCGCTGTGGTCCCCAGCTTGAACCCAGAGCCTGTCCCCACCTCAGGCCTGCTACCCGCTCCTCCAGGCATGCAGCGTGGTACATTCCAGTCAGATGCCCCTCTGGAATTTGGCGCGAACCAAGAGGGAGCTTGGGGAGGTCAACAGCTAGGGGTGTACCAGCAGCCCTCGGCAGAGCCTCAG GGTTACTACAACGAGGCTTACTACCAGGATCCAGAGTCTGACCCAGCATTGCCTGAGCCAGAGCAACCTAGTTCCTCCGCCCTGTTTGATGATGAAGCG TTCATGAGGCTGCAggggaagaggaacaggagcAAGGAAGAGGTGAAGTTCCTGGAGATTAAGGGAGATGACCAGCTGAGCGGCAACCAGCAGTGGATGACCAAGAGCATGACGGAAGAGAAGCAAGAGCGCAAATCCTTCAGCAAG AAAAAGGGAGACCAACCCACAGGGCAACAGCGACGCAAGCACCAGATCACATACCTCATCCACCAG GCAAAGGAGCGAGAGCTAGAGCTGAAGAACAACTGGGCTGACAACAAGCTGACTCGCCGGCAAACACAGGCCAAATACGGCTTTTAA